The Planococcus halocryophilus nucleotide sequence GCGATTTCAAAACCAATCGAAGGCAAAGAATCCATTGCACAAGTTGCAGCGATTTCGTCTGGTGACGAAGAAGTCGGCAAACTGATTGCAGAAGCAATGGAGCGCGTTGGTAACGACGGCGTAATCACTTTAGAAGAATCACGCGGCTTTACAACAGAACTTGATGTGGTTGAAGGGATGCAGTTTGACCGCGGCTATCAATCACCATACATGGTAACTGATTCAGATAAAATGGAAGCTGTTTTAGAAAATCCATTTATTTTAGTAACTGACAAGAAAATTGGCAACATCCAAGAAATCTTACCAGTCCTTGAACAAGTGGTTCAACAAAGCAAACCGTTACTTATCGTTGCTGAAGACGTTGAAGGCGAAGCGTTAGCGACATTAGTAGTCAACAAATTGCGTGGAACGTTTAACGCAGTAGCTGTAAAGGCACCAGGCTTCGGTGATCGTCGCAAAGCAATGCTTGAGGATATTGCAGCATTAACTGGCGCAGAAGTGATTACAGAGGATCTAGGGCTTGAATTGAAAACAACCAACATTGCGCAACTAGGTCGCGCATCTAAAGTTGTTGTAACGAAAGAAAGCACAACAATCGTAGAAGGCGCTGGCAACCAAGAGCACATCATTGCACGCGTTGGACAAATCCGCAGCCAATTAGAAGAGTCAACTTCTGAATTCGACAAAGAGAAACTACAAGAACGTCTAGCGAAATTGGCTGGCGGCGTGGCGGTTATCAAAGTCGGAGCGGCTACAGAAACAGAATTGAAAGAACGCAAACTTCGTATTGAAGATGCCTTGAACTCAACTCGTGCAGCTGTAGAAGAAGGAATTGTTGCCGGCGGTGGTACAGCATTAGTCAACGTCTACAACAAAGTAGCAGAACTTCTTGAATCACAAGAAGGCGACGTGGCAACAGGAATCAACATCGTACTTCGTGCGCTTGAAGAACCAGTTCGTCAAATCGCAACAAACGCAGGTCTTGAAGGATCAATCATCGTTCACCGTCTGAAAACAGAAGAAGTCGGCATTGGTTATAACGCTGCTAATGGCGAATGGGTGAACATGGTCGAAGAAGGAATTGTGGATCCAACGAAAGTTACTCGTTCAGCATTGCAAAACGCAGCATCTGTTGCGGCAATGTTCTTAACAACTGAAGCAGTTGTTGCAGACTTGCCAGAACCAGCAGGACAAGGCGGCGGCATGCCTGATATGGGCGGCATGGGCGGCATGATGTAAGTAGCATCTTGACCTTAACTTATGAGGGTTAACGTGTTAAAAACATCTTATTGCTTATAATCGTGACATCAAACTAAAAAAAGGAGCCTCACACTAATTCAACGAATTAGTGTGAGGCTCTTTTTTATTGTGTAAACATAGAAACTACCGTTCAACAGATTGCTGCTTTGCCACATAAGGCAACTCCAAATGATCACGCAATGTTGATCCCTCGTATTCCGCCCGGAAAATTCCGCGTGTTTGCAGAATCGGCACCACTCGGTCGACAAACGCTTCGAGTTCGCTTGGCAAATTGGCAATAATCATAAAGCCGTCTGCTGCGTGTTGTTGGTACCACGATTCGATCAAATTAGCGACGTGTTCAGGTGTGCCCATAAAAGGTGTGCGAGGAGTTGCTTCGCGCAAAGCCACTTGGCGCAAGCTTAAGTTTTCCTTGAGTGATGCCCTTTTAATGCGGTCGGTATCGCTTTGGAAACTGTTTTTGCCGATGGTTCCGATATCCGGGAACGGTTCGTCTAGTGGGTACTGAGAAAAATCATGGTGTTCAAACAGGCGACCTAAAAAAGCGAGAGCTTGTTCAGTGGTTACTAAACTTGCCAGTTCTTGGTATTTTCGTTCGGCATCTTCTGCAGTCTCGCCAATAATGGGGCTGATGCCTTGTAAGACTAGTACGTCGCTAGGCTCACGACCGCTCAAATGGGCTTGTTCTTTAACGTTTTTATAATACTGCGTGGCTTCTTCTATTCTCGGCATAATGGCAAATACGGCATCTGCTTGTTGGGCAGAAAAAGCAATGCCATCTTTAGATGAACCAGCTTGGAAAATGACCGGCTGTCCTTGTGGTGAGCGGCCAATATTTAATGGTCCTTGGACAGAAAAGAATTCGCCTTGGTGGTTTAACGTATGCAATTTCGCTGGATCAAAAAATTGTCCGGACTCTTTATCGCGAACAAATGCATCATCTTCCCAAGAATTCCATAAGCCTTTCATGACGTGAACAAACTCGGCAGCCATTCGGTAGCGCTCGGCGTGACTGGGGTGATCGTCGAGTTGTTTACTGAAATTCAATGCCGTCTTTTCTAGTCCGGACGTAACTACGTTCCATCCAGCTCGACCACCGCTCAACATATCTAATGAAGCAAACTGTCGCGCAGCAGAAAACGGTTCGCTATAGGTGGTGGATAAAGTGCTGACAAGTCCGATGTTTGACGTTACCGCAGCGAGTGCAGAAAGAATCGTTAACGGTTCAAAGCGATTTAAGTAATGGGGGTTTGATTTTTCATTGATGTACAAAGCGTCTGCAATAAAAACAAAATCAAATTTG carries:
- the groL gene encoding chaperonin GroEL (60 kDa chaperone family; promotes refolding of misfolded polypeptides especially under stressful conditions; forms two stacked rings of heptamers to form a barrel-shaped 14mer; ends can be capped by GroES; misfolded proteins enter the barrel where they are refolded when GroES binds), with the translated sequence MAKDIKFSEDARSLMLRGVDKLADTVKVTLGPKGRNVVLEKKFGSPLITNDGVTIAKEIELENAFENMGAKLVAEVASKTNDIAGDGTTTATVLAQAMIREGLKNVTAGANPVGIRHGIELAVESALSELKAISKPIEGKESIAQVAAISSGDEEVGKLIAEAMERVGNDGVITLEESRGFTTELDVVEGMQFDRGYQSPYMVTDSDKMEAVLENPFILVTDKKIGNIQEILPVLEQVVQQSKPLLIVAEDVEGEALATLVVNKLRGTFNAVAVKAPGFGDRRKAMLEDIAALTGAEVITEDLGLELKTTNIAQLGRASKVVVTKESTTIVEGAGNQEHIIARVGQIRSQLEESTSEFDKEKLQERLAKLAGGVAVIKVGAATETELKERKLRIEDALNSTRAAVEEGIVAGGGTALVNVYNKVAELLESQEGDVATGINIVLRALEEPVRQIATNAGLEGSIIVHRLKTEEVGIGYNAANGEWVNMVEEGIVDPTKVTRSALQNAASVAAMFLTTEAVVADLPEPAGQGGGMPDMGGMGGMM
- a CDS encoding LLM class flavin-dependent oxidoreductase — protein: MIHGAGEKISDWRHPAMPADASVSFDFYKQQAQTSERGKFDFVFIADALYINEKSNPHYLNRFEPLTILSALAAVTSNIGLVSTLSTTYSEPFSAARQFASLDMLSGGRAGWNVVTSGLEKTALNFSKQLDDHPSHAERYRMAAEFVHVMKGLWNSWEDDAFVRDKESGQFFDPAKLHTLNHQGEFFSVQGPLNIGRSPQGQPVIFQAGSSKDGIAFSAQQADAVFAIMPRIEEATQYYKNVKEQAHLSGREPSDVLVLQGISPIIGETAEDAERKYQELASLVTTEQALAFLGRLFEHHDFSQYPLDEPFPDIGTIGKNSFQSDTDRIKRASLKENLSLRQVALREATPRTPFMGTPEHVANLIESWYQQHAADGFMIIANLPSELEAFVDRVVPILQTRGIFRAEYEGSTLRDHLELPYVAKQQSVER